A window from Leptothermofonsia sichuanensis E412 encodes these proteins:
- a CDS encoding universal stress protein, producing MFHKILVALDRSKYGEKILDTAIALAKAMGSGLMLLHVLSSEDEGYPVMPSLTTLEYYPVDSALFESYQKLWQTYQKEGLELLKTYTEKATAAGVQTEFSQNSGNPGRTICEMAQIWGADLIVIGRRGHSGLNELILGSVSNYVLHHAHCSVLTVQGQTLANLDTEQGQ from the coding sequence ATGTTTCACAAAATTCTGGTTGCACTTGACCGATCAAAGTATGGGGAAAAGATTCTGGATACTGCGATCGCTTTAGCAAAAGCAATGGGTTCTGGACTGATGCTCCTGCACGTATTGTCAAGCGAGGACGAAGGTTATCCAGTTATGCCCTCCCTGACTACACTGGAGTACTACCCGGTGGATAGTGCCCTGTTTGAAAGCTATCAAAAACTCTGGCAGACTTATCAAAAAGAGGGGCTGGAACTTCTAAAGACATACACAGAAAAGGCAACAGCGGCAGGTGTGCAGACTGAATTTTCCCAAAATTCTGGTAATCCCGGGCGAACCATCTGTGAAATGGCTCAAATCTGGGGGGCTGACCTGATCGTCATCGGACGGCGGGGGCATTCTGGCCTGAATGAGCTGATTCTCGGCAGTGTCAGTAACTATGTCCTTCACCATGCCCATTGCTCCGTGCTTACCGTCCAGGGTCAAACCCTGGCTAACCTGGATACTGAGCAAGGGCAGTAA
- the hoxE gene encoding bidirectional hydrogenase complex protein HoxE, with protein sequence MINIAQPQKAKSTASRHPSGDQRFKMLDATIKRHQYQQDALIEILHKAQELFGYLENDLLLYIAHSLKLPPSRVYGVATFYHLFSLAPKGVHRCVVCTGTACYVKGAAALLAAVEQSAHIRVGETTPDNQLSLSTARCLGACGIAPAVVFDGTVCGHQTPEQVRDRVNDFLGRC encoded by the coding sequence ATGATTAATATTGCGCAACCCCAAAAGGCGAAGAGTACTGCTTCCAGGCATCCCAGCGGCGATCAGCGATTTAAGATGCTGGATGCTACAATCAAGCGCCATCAATATCAGCAAGATGCCTTGATCGAAATCTTACACAAGGCCCAGGAACTCTTTGGTTATCTGGAAAATGATCTGCTACTTTACATTGCCCATAGCCTGAAGCTTCCACCCAGCCGGGTGTATGGCGTTGCCACATTTTATCATTTGTTTTCCCTGGCACCCAAAGGGGTGCATCGCTGTGTGGTGTGTACCGGGACCGCCTGTTATGTCAAAGGAGCCGCTGCATTACTGGCCGCCGTTGAACAATCTGCCCATATTCGTGTCGGCGAAACCACCCCCGACAATCAGCTTTCGCTTTCAACTGCTCGCTGCCTGGGCGCGTGTGGGATTGCTCCTGCTGTTGTGTTTGATGGTACTGTCTGCGGTCATCAAACACCGGAACAGGTTCGCGATCGCGTGAACGATTTTTTGGGGCGTTGCTGA
- a CDS encoding NuoF family protein produces the protein MDLSELLEIADQERSAQKPLQIRCCVAAGCLSSNSLAVKEGLQHAVTEAGLNDTVQVCGVGCMGLCCQGPLVQVHRPAEPEHPGILYEQVTPEQAPAIAASLQSNASATTQPSLQQGDLTHPFFTRQRAIVLENSGKIDPERIESYIAAGGYQALCHVLREMSPAEVVTAVTRSGLRGRGGGGYPTGLKWATVAKATADRKFVICNADEGDPGAFMDRSVLESDPHRVLEGMAIAAYAIGATQGYIYIRAEYPLAIHRLQLAIRQAQRLRLLGSQIFDSPFDFRVDLRMGAGAYVCGEETALMASIEGKRGVPSPRPPYPAERGLWGFPTLINNVETFANISPIIRNGADWFASIGTEKSTGTKVFALAGKIRNTGLIEVPMGTTLRQIVEEMGGGVPDGGSAKAVQTGGPSGGCIPASAFDTPVDYELLTQLGSIMGSGGMIVMDQSTSMVDVAHYFMEFCRDESCGKCIPCRVGTVQLHQLLTKIREGRASLADLELLKELCDMVKHTSLCGLGQSAPNPVLSTLHYFEQEYLSKLVHP, from the coding sequence ATGGATCTTTCTGAATTACTGGAAATTGCAGATCAGGAACGGAGTGCCCAAAAGCCATTGCAGATTCGGTGTTGCGTGGCAGCAGGTTGTCTCTCCTCCAATTCACTCGCAGTCAAGGAAGGGTTACAACATGCCGTCACTGAAGCTGGCTTGAACGACACTGTTCAGGTCTGCGGAGTGGGGTGTATGGGGCTTTGCTGCCAGGGACCGCTGGTTCAGGTTCATCGTCCGGCAGAACCAGAACATCCAGGCATTTTGTATGAACAGGTTACGCCCGAACAGGCTCCAGCGATCGCCGCATCGCTTCAATCCAACGCATCGGCAACCACTCAGCCATCTCTTCAGCAAGGTGACCTGACTCACCCATTTTTTACCCGGCAGCGGGCGATCGTGTTGGAAAACAGTGGCAAGATTGACCCGGAACGAATTGAGTCCTATATTGCAGCGGGCGGCTACCAGGCACTTTGCCACGTGCTGCGCGAGATGAGTCCAGCCGAAGTCGTAACGGCAGTTACCCGCAGTGGCTTGCGGGGGCGGGGTGGGGGCGGTTATCCTACCGGGTTGAAATGGGCAACGGTGGCAAAGGCAACCGCCGATCGCAAGTTTGTTATCTGCAATGCAGACGAAGGCGATCCGGGTGCTTTTATGGATCGCAGCGTGCTGGAAAGCGATCCGCATCGGGTACTGGAGGGAATGGCGATCGCCGCCTATGCGATCGGTGCCACTCAAGGCTACATCTATATTCGTGCAGAATATCCCCTGGCAATTCATCGCCTCCAGCTTGCAATCCGACAGGCCCAACGATTAAGGCTATTAGGAAGTCAAATCTTTGACTCCCCGTTTGACTTTCGAGTTGATTTACGCATGGGTGCTGGCGCTTACGTCTGTGGCGAAGAAACAGCCCTGATGGCATCGATTGAAGGGAAGCGCGGGGTTCCCAGCCCCCGTCCTCCCTATCCGGCAGAACGTGGGTTGTGGGGATTCCCCACTCTGATTAACAACGTCGAAACCTTTGCCAATATCTCTCCCATTATTCGCAATGGAGCCGATTGGTTCGCCAGCATTGGCACCGAAAAAAGCACCGGTACCAAGGTATTTGCCCTGGCAGGCAAAATTCGCAATACGGGATTGATTGAAGTGCCGATGGGAACCACCTTACGGCAAATTGTGGAGGAGATGGGGGGGGGAGTGCCTGATGGAGGATCGGCCAAGGCTGTACAAACGGGCGGTCCCTCTGGAGGCTGCATTCCTGCCTCAGCTTTTGATACACCAGTGGACTATGAATTATTGACTCAGCTTGGCTCCATCATGGGATCTGGCGGCATGATTGTGATGGATCAAAGCACCAGCATGGTCGATGTGGCTCATTACTTCATGGAATTTTGTCGGGATGAGTCCTGCGGTAAATGTATCCCCTGCCGGGTTGGCACCGTGCAACTACATCAATTGTTGACCAAAATTCGTGAAGGCAGGGCATCGTTGGCAGACCTGGAACTGCTTAAAGAACTGTGCGACATGGTAAAGCATACCAGTCTCTGCGGTTTGGGACAGTCTGCCCCAAATCCGGTTCTCAGCACCCTGCATTATTTTGAACAGGAGTATTTATCCAAACTGGTTCACCCTTAG
- the hoxU gene encoding bidirectional hydrogenase complex protein HoxU — protein MAVKTLTIDDRLVSAREDETILDAAREAGIPIPTLCYLEGISAVGACRLCLVEIAGTQKLQPACVTKVAEGMEIRTHSERLQNYRRLIVEMLFAEGNHVCSVCVSNGHCELQNLAIAMGMDHVRLEYQFPNRNVDLSHDRFGIDHNRCVLCTRCVRVCDELEGVHTWDMAGRGAQSHVITDLNQPWGTSQTCTACGKCVEACPTGAIFHQASTIGEMVHDRARIEFIATARQKRQWQF, from the coding sequence ATGGCAGTCAAAACACTTACCATCGACGATCGCTTAGTCAGTGCCCGTGAAGACGAAACCATCCTGGACGCAGCACGGGAAGCGGGTATCCCCATCCCAACCCTCTGCTATCTGGAAGGGATTTCTGCCGTGGGTGCCTGTCGACTTTGTCTGGTTGAGATCGCTGGCACTCAAAAACTGCAACCGGCCTGTGTCACCAAAGTGGCCGAAGGCATGGAAATTCGCACCCATTCAGAGCGGCTGCAAAACTACCGTCGCCTGATTGTTGAAATGTTGTTTGCAGAAGGCAATCATGTATGTTCAGTCTGTGTTTCCAATGGGCATTGCGAACTTCAGAACCTGGCGATCGCAATGGGCATGGACCATGTCCGGCTGGAATACCAGTTTCCCAATCGCAACGTCGATCTTTCCCACGATCGCTTTGGCATTGACCATAACCGTTGCGTCCTGTGTACCCGTTGTGTCCGGGTTTGTGATGAGCTGGAGGGGGTACATACCTGGGATATGGCTGGTCGCGGGGCACAATCCCACGTGATCACAGACCTGAACCAGCCCTGGGGAACTTCTCAAACCTGCACCGCCTGCGGTAAGTGTGTTGAGGCGTGCCCAACGGGAGCGATTTTTCATCAAGCTTCAACCATCGGCGAAATGGTGCATGATCGCGCCCGGATTGAATTCATTGCCACGGCCCGTCAGAAACGACAATGGCAGTTCTAG
- a CDS encoding NADH-quinone oxidoreductase subunit B family protein, which translates to MTRLKLATVWMGGCSGCHMSFLDLDEWLFDLAARVDLVYSPFMDTKEYPEMVDVVLVEGAIANQEHLDMIHKVRARSRILISFGDCAVTGNVTALRNPLGSAEPVLQRSYLEAVDIHSQIPTEPGIVPPLLHRVTPVHSVVPVDIYLPGCPPPADRIRAALDPLLTGNLPHLEGTQIKFG; encoded by the coding sequence ATGACCCGTTTGAAATTAGCAACTGTATGGATGGGCGGCTGTTCCGGTTGCCATATGTCCTTTCTGGATCTGGACGAATGGCTGTTTGATCTGGCTGCCCGGGTGGATCTTGTCTACAGCCCCTTCATGGATACCAAAGAGTATCCGGAGATGGTGGATGTGGTGCTGGTGGAGGGGGCGATCGCCAACCAGGAACATCTGGACATGATTCATAAAGTCAGGGCGCGATCGCGAATTTTAATTTCCTTTGGAGACTGTGCTGTGACCGGCAATGTTACAGCACTCCGCAATCCATTGGGTAGTGCAGAACCTGTGCTACAACGGAGCTATCTCGAAGCAGTTGATATTCACAGTCAGATTCCCACCGAACCGGGAATTGTGCCCCCCCTGCTCCATCGGGTCACCCCTGTTCATTCTGTGGTTCCAGTTGACATTTATTTACCCGGTTGTCCACCGCCCGCTGATCGCATTCGGGCTGCGCTGGACCCCCTATTGACAGGCAATCTCCCCCACTTAGAAGGAACACAAATCAAATTTGGCTAA
- a CDS encoding CBS domain-containing protein: MKAADILTSDVVNIRSSQTVAEVMNLMQEREWRSRIVDRDDETVEI; encoded by the coding sequence GTGAAAGCCGCAGACATTCTGACCAGCGATGTAGTCAACATTCGCAGTTCACAAACGGTGGCAGAAGTCATGAATCTGATGCAAGAAAGAGAATGGCGATCGCGCATTGTAGACCGGGATGATGAAACAGTTGAGATCTGA
- a CDS encoding Ni/Fe hydrogenase subunit alpha, which translates to MSQRIVIDPVTRIEGHAKITIYLDEVGQVTDARFHVTEFRGFEKFCEGRPLWEMPGITARICGICPVSHLLASAKAGDRILAVTIPPAAVKLRRLMNLGQIIQSHALSFFHLSAPDLLLGMDSDPQTRNVFGLMAANPDLARGGIRLRQFGQEIIEQLGRRKIHPSWAVPGGVREPLSAEGRNHIRERIPEVRTTTLNALAQFKQLLQTHEREAQTFGNFPSLFMGLVTLDGLWEHYDGVLRFVDSAGNIVGDRLDPARYQEFIGEAVQPDSYLKFPFYRPLGYPNQSDHCRLDSGIYRVGPLARLNICTHIGTPLADQELREFRDRGNGTVTSSFFYHYARLIEILAAIEKIEQLLDDPDLLSTRLRADAGINQLEAVGVSEAPRGTLFHHYQVDENGLLQKVNLVIATGQNNLAMNRTVAQIARHFIHGPEIPEGMLNRVEAGIRAFDPCLSCSTHAAGQMPLHIQLVGADGSLLSEAWRD; encoded by the coding sequence ATGTCTCAACGAATTGTGATTGATCCAGTGACTCGGATTGAAGGTCACGCCAAGATTACGATCTATCTGGATGAAGTTGGACAGGTCACCGACGCTCGCTTTCATGTCACCGAATTTCGGGGATTTGAAAAATTCTGTGAGGGACGCCCCCTGTGGGAAATGCCAGGAATTACGGCCCGAATTTGTGGCATTTGTCCGGTCAGCCATCTACTGGCATCGGCGAAAGCAGGCGATCGCATCCTGGCAGTCACCATCCCTCCAGCGGCGGTCAAACTACGTCGCCTGATGAACCTGGGACAAATTATTCAATCCCACGCCCTCAGTTTCTTTCATCTCAGCGCCCCCGACCTGTTGCTGGGAATGGACAGCGATCCCCAAACCCGCAATGTCTTTGGGCTGATGGCGGCAAATCCTGACCTGGCACGGGGCGGCATTCGCCTGCGCCAGTTTGGGCAGGAGATTATTGAACAGTTGGGCAGACGCAAAATTCATCCCTCCTGGGCAGTTCCCGGCGGAGTGCGCGAACCTCTGTCAGCGGAGGGGCGAAATCATATCCGCGAGCGCATCCCGGAAGTCCGGACCACTACTCTGAATGCACTGGCCCAGTTTAAGCAATTGCTTCAGACCCACGAGCGGGAAGCACAAACCTTTGGCAATTTCCCTTCTCTGTTTATGGGGCTGGTTACACTCGATGGGCTATGGGAACACTACGATGGCGTCCTCCGGTTTGTGGACAGTGCTGGCAATATTGTGGGCGATCGCCTTGACCCTGCACGCTACCAGGAGTTTATCGGTGAAGCCGTTCAGCCCGATTCCTATCTCAAGTTCCCTTTCTACCGCCCCCTTGGTTACCCCAATCAGAGTGATCACTGTCGATTGGACAGTGGCATTTATCGAGTCGGACCCTTAGCCCGGTTAAATATCTGCACTCACATCGGTACCCCCCTGGCAGATCAAGAATTGCGGGAATTTCGCGATCGCGGCAATGGCACCGTTACCTCCTCCTTTTTCTATCACTACGCCCGCTTGATTGAGATCCTGGCCGCCATTGAAAAGATTGAACAACTTCTGGATGACCCAGACTTACTTTCAACTCGGCTAAGAGCTGATGCCGGGATTAACCAACTGGAAGCAGTGGGAGTCAGTGAAGCCCCCCGTGGCACCTTATTTCATCACTATCAGGTAGACGAAAATGGTTTGTTGCAAAAGGTGAATCTGGTCATTGCCACCGGGCAAAACAATCTGGCCATGAATCGCACAGTTGCTCAAATCGCTCGCCATTTTATCCACGGTCCCGAAATTCCAGAGGGAATGCTGAACCGGGTTGAAGCTGGGATTCGTGCTTTCGATCCCTGTCTGAGTTGTTCCACACACGCTGCCGGACAGATGCCACTCCATATTCAGTTGGTCGGTGCCGATGGTTCTCTACTCAGCGAAGCCTGGCGAGATTAA
- a CDS encoding four helix bundle protein, producing the protein MGKQLLRSGTSVGDHYREAIRPRSKSEYISKVGVGLQELEESLYWLELLTDAGLVVPQTTGEIAAVNLARLR; encoded by the coding sequence TTGGGTAAACAGTTACTACGCAGCGGAACCTCAGTCGGGGACCACTATCGAGAGGCTATTCGTCCCAGGTCTAAATCTGAGTACATAAGTAAGGTAGGAGTTGGACTGCAAGAACTAGAAGAATCTCTCTACTGGCTAGAACTGTTAACGGATGCCGGACTGGTGGTTCCTCAAACCACCGGGGAGATAGCTGCTGTTAATCTCGCCAGGCTTCGCTGA
- a CDS encoding TIGR02710 family CRISPR-associated CARF protein yields MPIILLITVGGSPQPIITAIQSLNPDRTVFICSDGARGSVSQVIGEGMPCEIRRGTEVVERLPNLPTYLGMGDRFHPDTDLVRLDNPDDLAECYGRIAAKINEIKTTDPNTQLLADYTGGTKTMSLALGMAALDYGVALYLTTNATRENLIRVERGESTERAPTTLLTVERTLNQDLPRFLQDYNYSGAISTLQTLLQSLELPQDQKRKLREGLDICKGFDAWDRFDHQTAWDLLSLHMNQVQSYGLALKRVLSSRRAIDPTFEPTETIPGHGYELVEDLLLNAQRRAHQQRYDDAVGRLYRGLELLAQIRLRQTYELQTGDVDLGKLPTELREKYSAERNPRNGKIQLPLWKSYLLLSELPDDPLGKRFQEHAKYLENALQVRNYSLFAHGFQPITESDYRNTGQVIQTFIATALDALIPSKKRHPLPQFPTSL; encoded by the coding sequence ATGCCCATCATCCTACTCATCACCGTTGGTGGTTCTCCTCAGCCGATTATCACCGCGATTCAGTCCCTTAATCCCGATCGCACTGTGTTCATCTGCTCCGATGGTGCCAGAGGCAGTGTTTCTCAGGTGATTGGCGAGGGAATGCCCTGCGAAATTCGGCGGGGCACAGAGGTGGTGGAACGGTTGCCAAATTTGCCGACCTATTTGGGTATGGGCGATCGCTTCCATCCAGACACCGATCTGGTGCGCCTGGACAATCCTGATGATCTGGCTGAGTGCTACGGACGCATTGCCGCCAAAATCAACGAAATCAAAACCACTGATCCCAATACCCAGCTTCTGGCAGACTACACAGGTGGCACCAAAACCATGTCCCTAGCGTTGGGCATGGCGGCGCTGGACTATGGCGTAGCACTGTATCTGACCACCAACGCCACCCGCGAAAATCTGATCCGAGTGGAGCGGGGCGAGTCAACCGAGCGGGCACCTACCACCCTGCTAACGGTGGAACGCACGCTCAACCAGGATCTACCTCGGTTTTTGCAGGACTACAACTACAGCGGGGCGATCTCCACCCTGCAAACCTTGCTGCAATCCCTGGAACTGCCTCAGGACCAGAAACGCAAACTCCGAGAGGGGTTGGATATCTGCAAAGGCTTCGATGCCTGGGATCGGTTTGATCACCAGACGGCCTGGGATTTACTTTCCCTGCACATGAATCAGGTACAGTCTTACGGACTCGCCCTCAAGCGGGTTCTCAGCAGTCGCCGGGCGATTGACCCTACCTTTGAGCCAACGGAAACAATTCCCGGTCACGGCTATGAACTGGTGGAAGACCTGCTGCTCAATGCCCAGCGTCGCGCCCACCAACAGCGCTATGATGATGCCGTCGGTCGGTTGTATCGAGGGTTGGAGTTACTGGCGCAAATTCGCCTGCGGCAGACCTATGAGTTGCAAACAGGGGACGTTGATCTGGGAAAGTTACCCACGGAGTTGCGAGAGAAGTATAGTGCTGAGCGCAATCCCCGCAACGGCAAAATTCAGCTTCCGTTGTGGAAAAGCTATCTCCTGTTGAGCGAGTTGCCAGACGATCCACTGGGGAAACGGTTTCAGGAACACGCTAAATACCTGGAAAATGCGCTCCAGGTACGCAATTATTCCTTATTTGCCCACGGCTTTCAGCCGATTACCGAAAGCGACTATCGCAACACCGGGCAGGTGATTCAGACTTTCATCGCAACCGCTTTAGATGCACTCATTCCCAGTAAAAAGCGCCATCCCCTGCCCCAGTTTCCAACCAGCTTGTGA
- a CDS encoding Uma2 family endonuclease — protein sequence MSTATKLTFDEYLRYEDGTDNRYELEDGDLILMNPPIGLHALIIRFLSNTLEAEIKRLNLPWATLQFLGIRTAPRRSRLPDLSVVPLEVVREYRDQSAVVEAGVLLVIEVVSPESSKRDYRFKRAEYAAFGIPEYWIVDPMEQKVTVLQWVEGLYEDQVFQGEDLLRSSLFPELSLTPNQILHQ from the coding sequence ATGTCAACTGCCACTAAACTCACCTTCGACGAATATCTCCGTTATGAAGACGGCACTGATAATCGGTATGAACTAGAAGATGGAGACCTGATCTTAATGAATCCGCCGATTGGTCTTCATGCTCTCATCATTCGATTTCTCAGTAACACGCTAGAAGCTGAAATCAAGCGCCTCAATCTTCCCTGGGCCACCTTACAGTTTCTCGGCATTCGGACAGCCCCCCGGCGATCGCGCTTGCCGGATTTATCGGTTGTGCCTCTGGAAGTGGTGCGGGAATATCGAGATCAATCGGCGGTTGTTGAAGCGGGCGTTCTGTTAGTGATTGAGGTGGTCAGCCCGGAGTCCAGTAAACGAGACTATCGCTTTAAGCGAGCAGAATATGCAGCGTTTGGCATTCCTGAATACTGGATTGTTGACCCGATGGAACAAAAAGTGACCGTACTGCAATGGGTTGAAGGACTCTATGAAGATCAGGTGTTTCAAGGAGAAGATTTGCTTCGCTCATCGCTGTTTCCTGAACTGTCTCTAACGCCAAATCAAATCCTTCATCAATAA
- the csx2 gene encoding TIGR02221 family CRISPR-associated protein, producing MKLLTFLGTNTYSSTTYVWQDQGKQTEYVAAALAEFFPVETIQVFLTAEARAKHWQAFQQAVPQAKDIDIPSGQSEDELWQIFDAVVNSVESDETIILDVTHSFRSIPLFVFLAGIYLQKAQNVKIAGVYYGAYERDRERSPIFDLTPTLKFAEWLTATDKFLNTGSAKELGQLLSTIQQDFYRQGRQNQEPIAPKALRQFGDRIQAISDSIELVRPLKLMEETARLEKIPNETLKTEVGMFAQPFALLLDRIQADYSQFALVNPRQADAQKTLAKQFDLLRWYVDKSLRAQAILLSREWVVSALCVGLGRDYLQKSEREVIEQSLNQLVEWAKDKDHNPKPIAADALGSVMTNLEGLSKLWSQLRDMRNDLAHTEMRQNSLSASDMTRFVREELLTRLRELFRDLN from the coding sequence ATGAAACTTCTCACGTTTCTGGGGACGAACACCTATTCCAGCACCACCTACGTGTGGCAAGACCAGGGAAAACAGACTGAGTATGTTGCCGCAGCGCTGGCAGAATTTTTTCCGGTGGAGACCATTCAGGTATTTCTGACTGCTGAGGCGAGGGCGAAGCATTGGCAAGCCTTTCAACAAGCGGTTCCCCAAGCAAAGGATATCGATATTCCATCGGGTCAGTCAGAAGATGAACTCTGGCAGATTTTTGACGCTGTGGTAAATTCAGTCGAATCTGATGAAACCATCATCCTTGATGTAACTCACTCGTTTCGCTCAATTCCCCTATTTGTCTTTCTAGCTGGGATCTATCTTCAGAAAGCCCAAAATGTCAAAATTGCTGGAGTCTACTACGGGGCCTATGAGCGCGATCGGGAACGATCGCCCATCTTTGACTTAACGCCCACCCTCAAATTTGCAGAATGGCTAACTGCAACTGATAAATTTTTGAACACCGGCTCAGCAAAAGAACTGGGACAATTGCTCTCGACCATTCAGCAGGACTTCTATCGGCAAGGTCGTCAAAACCAAGAGCCGATTGCGCCTAAAGCACTTCGACAATTTGGCGATCGCATTCAGGCGATTTCCGACAGCATCGAGCTAGTTCGTCCACTTAAACTCATGGAAGAAACAGCCCGACTAGAGAAGATTCCCAATGAAACCCTGAAAACAGAAGTCGGAATGTTTGCGCAACCCTTTGCCCTGCTGCTCGATCGGATTCAGGCAGACTATAGCCAGTTTGCCCTTGTGAATCCACGACAGGCTGATGCTCAGAAAACATTGGCGAAGCAATTTGATCTTCTACGCTGGTATGTTGACAAATCCTTAAGGGCCCAAGCCATCCTCCTCAGTCGCGAATGGGTTGTCTCCGCATTATGCGTTGGGCTAGGACGTGATTACCTCCAGAAAAGTGAACGTGAGGTCATTGAGCAAAGCTTGAATCAATTGGTTGAGTGGGCAAAGGACAAAGATCACAATCCTAAGCCAATAGCAGCAGATGCATTGGGATCAGTTATGACAAACTTAGAAGGCTTATCAAAACTGTGGTCTCAATTACGAGATATGCGTAATGATCTCGCCCACACAGAAATGCGACAAAATTCCCTCTCAGCTTCAGATATGACTCGGTTTGTACGGGAGGAGTTGCTCACTCGTTTGAGAGAACTTTTTAGAGATTTGAACTAA
- a CDS encoding ribonuclease toxin HepT-like protein gives MSRYSVLVARLNRELAKIQTVVQSAISQVNKGRNTGDSDYFQAAALSLQNFYTGVEQAFEEIAKQVDESVPTGASSHRELLEQMTLEIPNLRPPVIRADTSQRLNEYRGFRHVVVHRYGFELHPERIQALVEELPACNDELTKDMRAFCDFLMQLDQTL, from the coding sequence ATGAGCCGATACAGCGTCCTGGTAGCCAGACTGAATCGGGAACTAGCCAAAATCCAAACCGTTGTTCAATCTGCTATTTCTCAAGTTAACAAAGGAAGAAATACCGGCGACTCGGATTATTTTCAGGCAGCAGCTCTAAGCTTACAAAATTTCTATACTGGCGTGGAACAGGCTTTTGAGGAGATTGCTAAGCAGGTTGATGAATCAGTACCGACAGGAGCCAGTTCCCATCGAGAACTCCTGGAACAAATGACACTGGAAATTCCAAACCTTCGTCCTCCTGTAATTCGAGCAGATACCTCCCAGCGGTTGAATGAATATCGAGGATTTCGTCATGTGGTAGTTCACCGTTATGGATTTGAACTTCATCCTGAACGCATTCAAGCGCTAGTTGAGGAATTACCTGCCTGTAATGATGAATTAACTAAAGATATGAGAGCATTTTGTGATTTTTTGATGCAGTTAGATCAAACCTTGTGA
- a CDS encoding nucleotidyltransferase family protein codes for MAKIPTEQMQRYILTARRREQQRLAALQQRRSRGLEVAQQAARLLKQEFAATRVVLFGSLLSEPFHETSDIDLAVWGLSAKSYFQAVGQLLSLSEFEFDLVEAEFASPEILAAIAHGVEL; via the coding sequence ATGGCGAAAATCCCAACAGAACAAATGCAACGCTATATTCTCACTGCAAGAAGACGTGAGCAGCAACGCTTGGCTGCCTTGCAGCAACGTCGATCGCGAGGACTGGAAGTTGCTCAGCAGGCTGCTCGCCTCCTCAAGCAGGAGTTTGCTGCCACTCGGGTTGTTCTGTTTGGGTCATTACTCAGTGAACCGTTTCATGAAACCTCCGACATTGATCTGGCGGTTTGGGGATTGTCAGCCAAATCCTACTTTCAGGCCGTGGGGCAGTTATTATCCCTCAGTGAATTTGAGTTCGATCTGGTGGAAGCTGAGTTTGCCAGTCCAGAAATTTTAGCCGCGATCGCTCATGGAGTTGAATTATGA